One genomic window of Plasmodium coatneyi strain Hackeri chromosome 12, complete sequence includes the following:
- a CDS encoding KIR-like protein — protein MSGSNTGKELKCSRNAGGLNASGKQLGEMVTELQSGRNLAVDILRAACCVLGAYTKNIRGDGGCDLLYYLVGSIVYKKLGREHDFGRTMNNLYKVLGQMLNTSECKIEDHTNGESLFAKMEQLHEYNLSPDGTWEEKGNPNQVNCGMCTNYLKEIAEACGKVKTYCRDPGNSHSCEGIGEAMHKHSPEYVLHLIYGIIPEFEGTLMEERKQEDENPCLNKLPSQGMYNKFQKDLSACSSDDSVEGMKANLRGDTNIEASMDYILNAWCTVSNIEVGNNLCDERWNFLYYWVGFTLSDTPVGDSFSGLMKKVYSTLGNCSSGSKCDIIHTSDVSRNFHQQMRTVHAYCQDYNTIEQQSEVSGNSCKEIYYTYLEGVSTAYKAVMQHCAQDTTKGYCQEFKRKYEKYGGPVLSDLMCSLKYTADCPTNNNHITTSAAAISSTLALLGLPAAAFFSYKVQLPL, from the exons ATGAGCGGAAGTAATACAGGGAAGGAACTTAAATGTAGTAGGAATGCGGGAGGTCTGAATGCAAGTGGGAAACAGTTGGGGGAAATGGTAACGGAACTCCAAAGTGGAAGGAACCTAGCAGTTGATATTTTACGTGCCGCATGCTGTGTTCTTGGCGCTTATACAAAGAATATTAGGGGAGATGGAGGCTGTGATCTCCTGTACTATTTAGTAGGAAGTATAGTATATAAGAAATTAGGAAGGGAACATGATTTTGGGAGAACTATGAATAATTTGTACAAAGTACTGGGACAAATGCTCAATACAAGTGAGTGTAAAATTGAGGATCATACTAATGGTGAAAGTCTTTTcgccaaaatggaacaactGCACGAATATAATTTGAGCCCTGATGGAACATGGGAAGAGAAGGGGAATCCCAATCAAGTGAACTGTGGGATGTGCACTAATTATTTGAAGGAGATTGCAGAAGCATGCGGGAAGGTAAAAACATATTGTAGGGACCCAGGAAATAGTCACAGTTGTGAAGGTATTGGAGAAGCAATGCATAAACATAGTCCTGAGTACGTGTTACACTTAATATATGGCATAATTCCTGAGTTCGAGGGCACTTTAATGGAAGAGAGGAAACAG gaagaCGAGAATCCatgtttaaataaattaccttcacaagGAATGTACAATAAATTTCAGAAGGACCTAAGCGCGTGCAGTTCTGATGATTCTGTAGAGGGAATGAAGGCTAATTTAAGGGGAGATACAAATATTGAGGCCTCTATGGACTACATTTTAAATGCTTGGTGTACTGTGTCCAATATAGAAGTGGGCAATAATTTATGCGATGAACGctggaattttttatattactgGGTAGGATTTACATTATCCGATACACCCGTAGGAGACTCATTCTCAGGTCTTATGAAAAAAGTTTACAGTACACTAGGGAACTGTTCTTCAGGAAGTAAGTGCGATATTATACACACTAGTGATGTCAGCAGGAACTTTCATCAGCAGATGAGGACAGTGCACGCTTACTGTCAGGACTATAATACTATAGAACAGCAATCGGAAGTTAGTGGCAATTCCtgcaaagaaatatattatacataccTGGAAGGTGTTAGTACGGCTTACAAAGCTGTAATGCAGCACTGCGCGCAAGATACTACTAAAGGATATTGCCaagaatttaaaagaaaatatgaGAAATACGGTGGTCCCGTATTATCAGATTTGATGTGTTCTTTAAAATATACCGCAGATTGTCCAaccaacaacaaccacaTCACCACTTCTGCTGCTGCTATCTCGTCCACCCTAGCGCTCTTAGGTTTACCGGCGGCTGCTTTCTTTTCATACAAGGTACAACTaccattataa